In Rhizobium sp. BG4, the genomic stretch CACACCATTGCTGCCGCCGATCGAGATATCAAGCGCGTGAGCAGCGCCGAGCGGCATGACAAAAATCGAGCAGGCGGTTGCGAGAACGGCAAGCCGGGTCCTGGAATAAGCGTAAGTCATTGTACTCCTCCGTTTTCCAAATGCCGGATTTGACCGGCAGCCGAAAATCGAGGGAACGCGCGAACCATCGATCGAGTGGACCGGGCCATTGCAGCCAAGCCCATGGACAGCGAACGTAAGAATATTAGAATTGTTTCACGCAACCAAACCTCTAGGTTAGCGCGAAGAAAAGATCGAAGCCGGCCGCTCCGAAACGGGACACTTTCTCGTCATCAGCGGGCCGTTTGCGAATCGGCGCGCTTCCGGGCCATAGAAAAAAGACTGCGAAATCCTAGTTCTAAGATGCAGCCTTGCCGTTGATGGAGCACTCCGATGAAACTTACCCTTGCCTCAGTTCTGGTCGCTGCAGCACTGCTCTCCGGATGCAATACCGCGGGCGGCGATATCTCCGGCCCCGGCCTGGCACCGATCCCGGGGAGCATCACCTATAACGGCCAGCCGCGCACGAAGCTGACGAAGTCGCCGATCGGCTCCTATTTCCCGCATACATTCGTGGATGCCCGCGGCCGCGAGGTGGAGGAAACCTATATCATCCGCCCGGATCGCAGCCTGATGATCGCCAACCGCGTTTACCGGCCGATCTTCCGCTGGAACGATTGATCCGCCCACATGGAGCGGCTCGCGGCTGCCATCATTGCTCTGACCGCCTGGACTGGCCTTGCCATCCAGCTCGATGCCAGTATCGCGATGTCAGGTTCGGCACCTGAAGCCATATGGGTAATGGTGCGCTACTTCACGATCCTCACCAATCTCGCCGTCGCGCTTGTCATGACGGCGGCAGCTTTCGATCTCAAACGGATCGCCACGCCGCTCGTTCTCGGCGGCGTGACGACGAGCATCATCCTTGTCGGCGTGGTGTTTGCGTTGCTGCTGCGCGGCATGGTGGAGCTCAGCGGCGGGGCGGCCGTGGCCGATGCCCTCAATCACCGCGTCACGCCGCTGCTGATGACCGTCTATTGGCTGATTGCGGTGCGCAAGCGCGCCCTTTCTTCCGCCGCCCCGCTGCTCTGGACACTGCCGCCGCTCGTCTATTTTCCCTATGCGATGATCCGCGGCCGGATCGAAGGGATCTATGCCTACCCCTTCCTCGATATCCATAGCATCGGCTGGGGCGGCGTGCTCCTCCACGCGCTGGCGATGGGTGCCGGCCTGCTGCTGCTCGGCTACGCCATGCTCGCGATCAACCGGCAGGCTCACCGCGCGCTCTAGATCCCCTGCTGGAACAAATAAGAGTGAAAGCCATTCTCCTTTCCACGAGAAGAGGAGTAGAGACAATGACATACGATCCGAACAATCTGAATGATCCGAACCGCCCGCTCAACCCGACGAACGGTCCGGACTTCCGCACCACACCCGTCGGCGCCCGTAAATCCAGCTCCTGGGTCGGCTGGGTCGCAGCCATCGCGGTGATCGCCGTTGCCGCCTTCGCCTATATGGAATGGAACGGCACGCCCGATACCGACCCGCAGACGACGGCTTCGACCAAGAGCGAACCGGCAGCTCCGGCTCCCGCACCGGCAACGCCGATGGCCCCGGCCGACAACAATGCCGCCCCTGCCCCGGCAACCCCGCCGGCACCGGGTGGTGGCGCCACGCAGCAGTAATCTGATCGAAGGCCCGGTGTTCGCACCGGGCCTTCTTCCTTAATACGGTGCAAGCCCGTTAAGCTTACCCGCTAACCCTGATGAAAAGAACGCATTGCCCGCCCGCCCGGCCGGGTCTATCGAATGCCTCACGCCCCTTGTAGCTCAACCGCCAGAGCAGCTGCGTTGTCAGCAGCCGATCCAGGTTCAACTCCTCGGCAGGGGCACCATTCTTCCGCAAGATGCTATCAACTACTGGCGAGCTGCCAGCTCTGCTACCCTGGTCTCATAGCTACAGACTGGCTAGGCACCGGCTTTGCGAAGAACTGATATGTTTGAAGCGCTGTATGGGGCCCGGAGTGGCACCTGAAATCAAATGGCGACCCCTGCAGGACTCGAACCTGCGACCTGCTGCTTAGAAGGCAGCTGCTCTATCCAGTTGAGCTAAGGGGCCGGCCGGCCGCCATTGCGATGGCGGCGAACGCGGTATGCCTGAAATCAGTGCGTCCAGGGCTGCGTGCGGGTATAGCGGAAATTATCCGGATAGGCGACAGTCTGGCGGATCGGGTCCTTCGGCTGCAGCACGCGGTATTCGATGCCGTTGCGCTTGGCATAGGCCTCGGCCAGTTCCTGCGTCTCGAAGGTCAGCTTGACCTGCTGGCGCATGTCGCCGGACGAGGTGTAGCCCATGACCGGATCGATCTTGCGCGGCTGCTCCTGATCGAATTCGAGCACCCAGAGATGCGTCTTGGCCTTGCCGGACTGCATGGCGGTCTTGGCTGGACGGTAGATCTTGGCAGACATCGCGGCATTCGCCTCCGGATAAGCGGTTTCACCCGCGGATATTTCAACCTTCCGCGCCTGATGCGGCACGGTTCTCTGCGCCAGTGATAGCGCAAAGAGATGAATTTTGCTTATCCGCGAATCCGCCGGGTTTCAAGAAAAAAGCCGAGGCAAAGCGAACTGCCGCAGTTCAATTGGAGGCAAGCTTGTCCGCCGGCTTGCGGCAGCGCGAAACGAGGTCGAGCGAAGCGTCGCGAACGCTGGTCTCGACTTCCATCAATCCGAGCACGCTGTGGAACATGTTGTCGTGCGAGGCCGGGTGCTTGGCGCGCTCGGCGATGCAGGCGGTGTCGAGCCGCGTCTCGCTGGCGAATTCATCCGACAGCCACAGCGCCATCGGCACATGCGTCTGCTCGGCGGGCGCGATGAAATAGGGAGCGCCATGCAGATAGATGCCGTTTTCACCGAGCGATTCGCCGTGATCCGAGAGATAGAGCATCGAGCCGGCAAGCTCGCCCTGATGGGCCTTCAGCTTGTCGATGACGGCAGCGATCACCTGGTCGGTCATGACGATCGTGTTGTCATAGGCGTTGGTGACTTCCTCGGGCTTGCAGGTGGCGAAATCGGCGGCGCGGCAATCCGGCGTGAAGCGGCGGGCCGAATCGGGATAGCGCAGGTAATAGGCCGGGCCGTGGCTGCCGAGCTGGTGCAGCACCAGCACGCTGTCGCCCTTCACGTTGGCCAGCCAGTCGTCCAGCTTGTCGAGCAGGATCGTGTCCAGGCATTCGCCATCCTTGCAGAAGCGCGGATCGCGGGTGTCGGGCAGATACTTGTACTTGATGCGGTCGGCGACGCCGTAGGTGCCGGTATCGTTGTCCCACCACTCGACATCGACCTTGGCGTGGCCGAGCACGTCGGTCAGATTGTCGGTCGTCAGGCCCTTGCGGTAATTGTAGACGCCGCGCGGATAGACCGAGAACATGCAGGGGATGGAGACGGCCGTCTCCGTGCCGCAGCTCGTCACATCCGGGAAGAAGGTGACACCACGGGCCTTCATCTCGGGATTGGTGTCGCGGCCGTAGCCGGCCAGCGAGAATTCCTTGCCGCGCGCCGTCTCGCCGGCAACGATCACCAGCACGCGCGGCTTGCCGGGTGCGGCAGGCGGCAGCTGATGCGCATCGGTGCCGATCGGCTGGCGCACGAGGTTCAGGTTATCGCCATAGGTGGCCGTGTAATAGATCGCGCTGCCGATCGGGAAATGCGGATTGATCGTCATCATCATGTCGCGGTGAATGCGCCCGACGGCGGCATAGGTCGGATAGAAGCCCATGCCGACGATCGCGATCAGCGCGATGCAAGGGATGATGACCGCCATGTTGTGCAGGAATTTGCTCGGGAACGGCCGGTGGATAATGCGCACGGCGGCAATCAGTAGCGACGGCACGACGCCCAACAGCAGCATGTAGAGCATGAATTTGCCGGTGATCAGGTGCCCGGCTTCCGACGAGGTGGTCACCGCGGCGTTACGGATCATCTCGCGGTCGATGATCGTTCCGAATCGATCGGTGAACCATGCGGCAGCGACAGCCGCGAGCAGCAGCACGATCAGCACCGGCTTCATCAGATATTTCACCGAAAACGTGACGGCGATCGCCACCGTCAGCGCGATCATTCCGGCGACGAATCCGACGAAGGCCGGCCGGTGGCCGTCGAAATAGACATAGGCCCGGCTCCAGAACGTGTAATTGGCGACGATGAGGATGTAGAGGGAAACGATGACGGCGAGCGTGACGCTGCCGATCGCCGGGCGCCACGACGCCGTCTTCTGTTCTGTTGCCATGCTATCAGGTTCGCTCCGGCGCAGCGGCACTTTACGACTCGCGCCAGCACCGCAATCTCAAAATCGTGGCGACCATGGCGGTGCTTCCTGACACTATCCTGAATGCAAAAGCCGCAACGAAGCACGGGACAAGCGCGTTTTTGATATTGCGGGGTCACGGTGAAGCGTGTATTGCCCCCTTCATTCGGAGTGTAGCGCAGTCTGGTAGCGCATCTGGTTTGGGACCAGAGGGTCGGGAGTTCGAATCTCTCCACTCCGACCATTTCCCTTAAATCTCTATCTTCCGCAGGCGGTGACCCGCCCGAGCAGGAGCCGGTCATGCAAGTCGAAATCCCCTGCCCCAAATGCGGCAAGACACGAATGAACTTCCCGCGTCCGCAGCCGCTCGATGACGACATCATCACCTGCTACAGCTGCAATTTCGAGCTGGGGACCTATGGCTCGGTGAAGGCGAAGATGGCGCGGTTCATGGAACGCGTGCGCCAGGAAGCCGTCGCCCAGGCGCAGGCTGCCCGCAAGAAGCAGTAGGCTTCGTCTCTCTCTATTTCTTGGTGATCGTCGGGCTGGCGGCCTTGTCGCCGACCTTGATGCCGAGCTTCTTGACGATGCCGGCGTTGAGCTCGACGACATATTTCACCGATCCCATCGAATCGATGATGTCTTCCGAATAGGGAACGGCATTTTCCTTGATGTGGCGGATGACGCCGGTGCTGTCGATGAACAGCATGTCGAGCGGCAGGATGGTGTTTTCCATCCACATCGTCACTCGGCGCGACTGGCCGAAATCGAACAGCATGCCGGCATTCTCGGCCATTTCCTTGCGGTACATCAGGCCGTATTGCCGCTGTTCATTGGTCGAGGCGATCTCGACGGTGAAGTTCAGCAGCTTGCCGGATGCCGTCTGGACGACCAGCGGCTCCTTGGCAAAGACCATCTGCTGTTCCTGCTGCGCGAAGCCGGGCACAGGGGCTGCCGTCGCCACAATGAAAAAAAGCGCCAAGAAGGCGCCTTTGATTCTATGCATTGTTCTCATCCTGAACATCAGTGAGCGCGGCTTGCCGGGCTCGGCATATCCGGGTGGATCTCGGCAGCCATCAGACCCTTGTCACCGGGCCCGAAACGCACCAGCACAACCTGGCCCGGGCGCAGCTCGGTCAGGCCGAAACGGCGCAGCGTTTCCATGTGAACGAAGATATC encodes the following:
- a CDS encoding Pr6Pr family membrane protein, which codes for MERLAAAIIALTAWTGLAIQLDASIAMSGSAPEAIWVMVRYFTILTNLAVALVMTAAAFDLKRIATPLVLGGVTTSIILVGVVFALLLRGMVELSGGAAVADALNHRVTPLLMTVYWLIAVRKRALSSAAPLLWTLPPLVYFPYAMIRGRIEGIYAYPFLDIHSIGWGGVLLHALAMGAGLLLLGYAMLAINRQAHRAL
- a CDS encoding ETC complex I subunit, translated to MSAKIYRPAKTAMQSGKAKTHLWVLEFDQEQPRKIDPVMGYTSSGDMRQQVKLTFETQELAEAYAKRNGIEYRVLQPKDPIRQTVAYPDNFRYTRTQPWTH
- a CDS encoding phosphoethanolamine--lipid A transferase, with the translated sequence MATEQKTASWRPAIGSVTLAVIVSLYILIVANYTFWSRAYVYFDGHRPAFVGFVAGMIALTVAIAVTFSVKYLMKPVLIVLLLAAVAAAWFTDRFGTIIDREMIRNAAVTTSSEAGHLITGKFMLYMLLLGVVPSLLIAAVRIIHRPFPSKFLHNMAVIIPCIALIAIVGMGFYPTYAAVGRIHRDMMMTINPHFPIGSAIYYTATYGDNLNLVRQPIGTDAHQLPPAAPGKPRVLVIVAGETARGKEFSLAGYGRDTNPEMKARGVTFFPDVTSCGTETAVSIPCMFSVYPRGVYNYRKGLTTDNLTDVLGHAKVDVEWWDNDTGTYGVADRIKYKYLPDTRDPRFCKDGECLDTILLDKLDDWLANVKGDSVLVLHQLGSHGPAYYLRYPDSARRFTPDCRAADFATCKPEEVTNAYDNTIVMTDQVIAAVIDKLKAHQGELAGSMLYLSDHGESLGENGIYLHGAPYFIAPAEQTHVPMALWLSDEFASETRLDTACIAERAKHPASHDNMFHSVLGLMEVETSVRDASLDLVSRCRKPADKLASN
- a CDS encoding DUF192 domain-containing protein is translated as MRTMHRIKGAFLALFFIVATAAPVPGFAQQEQQMVFAKEPLVVQTASGKLLNFTVEIASTNEQRQYGLMYRKEMAENAGMLFDFGQSRRVTMWMENTILPLDMLFIDSTGVIRHIKENAVPYSEDIIDSMGSVKYVVELNAGIVKKLGIKVGDKAASPTITKK